From the genome of Adhaeribacter pallidiroseus:
AATTGCCCAATGTGCAAACCGTCCATTTTAAAATGCAACGATTCTTTTTTAAGCCGGTAACCCTGGCATTCGGGGCAAGTGCTGGTTTGGGTGAACTCATTAATCCAGGTGCGGATAGCATCGGAATCGGAATCCATTTGCTTGCGCAAAAAGTTGATAATGCCTTCAAACTGCGTGATAAAGTTCTGGCCTTTGGCTTTTACAATAATATCTTCGTCGATGCCGTGCAGCAATTGGTTGAGTACCGGGGCCGGAATATCCTGGATGGCCGTGGAAATGCTCAGCTTGTTTTGTTTCAGGATGGTTTGAATCTGATTAAAAATCCAGATATCGCGAAACTCCCCGAGCGGGGCAATACCGCCGCGGCTGATGCTTAAGGTTTTGTCCGGAATAATCGACTCTTCGGTAATTTCCTGAACAGCGCCCAGGCCGTTGCAAGTGGGGCACGCACCGTACGGCGAGTTAAACGAAAACGTGTTCGGAGCCGGATCGTCGTAGGCAATACCAGTAGCGGGGTCCATGAGGTGCCGCGAGAAAAAGTGCGATTCGTTGGTATCCGGGTCCAGAATGGTAACGGTACCTTTGCCGTGCGTCAGTGCATTTTGCACCGAACTCGAAATGCGGTACCGATCCTCGGCGTTTACGATAATTTTATCAATTACAATTTCGATGTCGTGAATTTTGTAGCGGTCTACCTGCATTTTGGGTACCAGCTCCATTAAGTCGCCGTCTACCCGCACGCGTACAAAACCCATTTTCCGGATTTGCTCGAACAATTCGCGATAATGCCCTTTCCGGCCTTTTACCACCGGGGCCAGAATAATCAGCTTTTTCTTATCGAAGTTTTCGAGAATGTGGTTCACAATCTGATCATCGGACTGCCGGATCATGCGCTCGCCGGTTACGTAGCTAAACGCTTCGGCGGTGCGGGCGTAGAGCAAACGCAGGAAATCGTAGATCTCGGTAATGGTGCCCACCGTGGAGCGCGGGTTGCGGCTCGTGGTTTTTTGCTCAATGGAAATTACCGGGCTTAAGCCTTCAATCTTATCCACGTTGGGTCGTTCCAGGCCACCCAGAAAGGAGCGCGCGTACGCCGAAAAAGTTTCCATGTAGCGGCGCTGGCCTTCGGCGTAAATCGTATCGAAAGCCAGCGACGATTTGCCACTGCCGCTAATGCCGGTAAAAACGACCAGCTTGTTACGCGGAATTTTTAAACTTATATTTTTTAAATTATGCTCCCGGGCACCGTACACTTCAATTAATGGTGCTTCGGTAGTAGTTGTTAGTTCGGGAGCGGCCGCTGTAGCGGTAGCAGTATCAGTAAGGATTGCTTCTTTCTTTGAGGCCATTGTAGGGCTTAATTAATCCGCAAAGATACGCAAAAGAGCGCGTATTAGCAGGTTAAGGTTAATCCTATCTTAACTGTTTTTAAGCGGTTTTAGTTTAATTAAAATTAATATCCGGGTGGATAAACACCGAGGCTTGCGCAGATGAAATTTTTAAATTTTAGCATGGATTGGTAACAAGATTAACCCTCATTTCGGGCTTGCGTATGAAAAGCCAGCGTTTCAAAATTGCTTCATCCCGTACATTATGCGTCCGTTTTACTGTTTTCTTATTACCCTGCTGCTAACCGCTTGTGCTCCTTACTCAAATAAAAAGCAAACTACTTTACCACCCGCAAATGCCGCCCATCCTTTAACGGTACTGGCTTTTGGGTCTTGTAATTCGCAGGAACGCGACCAGCCTTTATGGCTGCCCATTTTAAAAAACAAACCGCAGTTGTGGGTGTGGCTGGGCGATAACATTTACGGCGATACCGATGACATGCAGGTAATGGCGGCCAAGTACCAGAAACAATTAGCCGAACCCAATTACCGGAAACTGATGGCTACCACGCCCATGATAGGCACCTGGGACGATCACGATTTTGGCCACGATAACGCCGGGAAAGAATACCCGCAGAAAGCGGAAAGCCAGCGCTTGTTCTGGGATTTTATGCAGGAACCACAAGATAGTCCGCTCCGGCAGCAAGATGGCGTGTATAATGCGCATACCTACGGACCGCCGGGCCGCCAGGTAAAAATTATTTTGCTCGATTCGCGTACGCACCGCGATTCTTTGTTAAGGCAGAATGGCCGTTACGTACCTAATTTTAACGGCGACTTACTCGGCGAAACGCAATGGCAGTGGCTCGAGCAGGAATTAAAAAACAGTAGCGCGCAGTTTAATATTATTGGAAACGGCATTCAGGTTATTCAGGAAGAAAGCGGCGGCGAAAAGTGGGCCAACTTCCCGACAGCCCGGAAGCGTATATTTGACTTAATTGCCCGTACGCAGGCTCGCGGCGTAATTTTACTCAGCGGCGACCGCCACGTAGCCGAACTGGCCAAAATTACCTGGCCCGGCATAAGTTATCCGGTTTATGACTTAACCAGCAGCGGCCTAACCCACAGCTTAGGCGGTGGCTTAAAAGAAGGCATGCCCAATCGGTATCGGGTAGGTAAAGTGCACGATAAATTAAATTTCGGCTTGCTACGCTTTGATTGGGGCCCAGAAAAAAAGACGGTTTCGCTGGAAATTAAAGGTCGTCACAACAAATCGCACCAGCTGGTAAAAGTAGAATACCTAACTGCTGCCTCGGGCATTAATCCTAAGCCAAGCTCAGGAACCGAATAATGCCTCAAATTTTTAAATTTTTAATAAGAAGCCGGCTCAAACCTTAGTC
Proteins encoded in this window:
- a CDS encoding alkaline phosphatase D family protein, which translates into the protein MRPFYCFLITLLLTACAPYSNKKQTTLPPANAAHPLTVLAFGSCNSQERDQPLWLPILKNKPQLWVWLGDNIYGDTDDMQVMAAKYQKQLAEPNYRKLMATTPMIGTWDDHDFGHDNAGKEYPQKAESQRLFWDFMQEPQDSPLRQQDGVYNAHTYGPPGRQVKIILLDSRTHRDSLLRQNGRYVPNFNGDLLGETQWQWLEQELKNSSAQFNIIGNGIQVIQEESGGEKWANFPTARKRIFDLIARTQARGVILLSGDRHVAELAKITWPGISYPVYDLTSSGLTHSLGGGLKEGMPNRYRVGKVHDKLNFGLLRFDWGPEKKTVSLEIKGRHNKSHQLVKVEYLTAASGINPKPSSGTE